The Anaeromyxobacter sp. Fw109-5 genomic interval CGAGCGCTCGCCGCACCCGCGCCTCCAGCGGCTCGTCCCCGCGCAGCGCCGCGGCCCACCTCCGCAGCCGCGCCGCGGCCTCGTCCGGCGCGCGCGACGCCGCCTGCTCCACGAGCTCCGCCCCGACGAGCAGATCCACCGGCTCGACTGCGGCTGCCGTCGCCTTCTTCGCGAGCCCGTGCTCCCAGGTGGCGAACGGATCCAGCCACGCCTCGACCGTGTAGCGGTAGGGCTCGAGGGCGTGGACGCCGAACGACGCGCGATAGCGATCGTTGCCGAGGGGCACCATCGGGAGCTCCGTCCAGGCCGGATCGCTCTCGCGCCGGTAACGGAGGACGGCCGCGAGCGACTCGTGCCCGTCGGTGAACACGTCCGCCTCGACGACGACCTGCTCTTCCACGGTGCGCTTGATCGGAAAGCGCCCGCCGTCGATCTCGGGCGTGACGTTCTCGATGACGACCCGGGGCGGGCGCTCGGTGGCCGGCGGAGAGGCCGGCCGCGAGCGTGCGCGCTCTTCCATGTCCACCTCGCGGTGCGGTGTCCGACGGCAATGTGTGGGCGCTACGGCGCGGCGCGCACGGCGCACGGCGGTGGAGCGGGCGAGCCTCGTCCCGGTCCCGCGCCGGGCGAGGCCCGGGGCGCACGCGAGCGGACTGCCGTCCCCTCGGCCCGATCAGCGGCGGGCCGCCGCGTCGAGCGCGGCGAGGAGGTCGCGGTGCGACGCCGCGAACGCCGCGCCGCGCGAGCGGAGCGCCCGCGCGAGAGCCCCCGGCACGTCCAGCGCGCGGGCTCCCCGGACCCGATCCGCGTGCTCGCGCCGCACGCCGTGCGGGATGCGCAGCGACCAGTTCTGGTCCGACACCGTGCCCGGGACGTTGTAGGGCGCGCGGGACCCGAGCAGGTCGGTGAAGTAGACCATCACGTTGCGCGCCGGGCCGACGAACAGCTCCGCGAAGCGCGCCTGCGCGAGCGCGGCGGGATCGGCGGCGACCGAGCGGATCCACGCGGCGCGGTCCTCGCCCTCCGCGAGGAGGCGCGAGGCGAGGTACGCCGCCTGCTCCCCCGAGCCGCCCGACCCGACCCACCGGTCCGCCACGCTCCAGATCGTCGGGGTGTCGTGACTCCCGAGCATGATCCAGTCCTCGGGCGCGGCGTTCTCGCCGCGGTAGACGTCGGCCGCGTCGTCGAGGCGCGCCTTCTGCGTGACGCGGAACCGGCCGAGCCCGTGGCGCGCCGCCACCCTCGAGAGCGGGTACGGCAGCGTGCTCAGGATCTCGCAGGCGACGTCGCGCCGGTCGGGCGCGGCCTCCACCACGAGGTCGAGGAGCGCGGCGTGGCGCGCGACCTGCTCCTCTTCGAGCGCGACCACCCACCCGTCCGCGTGGCGCTGCAGCTTCCGGTCCAGCTGCTCGGCGCGCGCGATGGCGAACCCGGCGAGGTCGGGCACGTCGGGGGAGCAGAAGAGCCGCGCGCCCGCCCGCACCGCCGCGGCGGGGTCCCCGCCCGCGCGGTACACCCACGGCGCGACGAGGCCGTGCGGGTGATCCACCCGCAGGCCGTCGTGCTCGCTCATCACCTTCCGGACGCGCGCCCGCAGGAACCGCGCGGCGGGGCCCTCCTCGCGCACGCCGGACGCGTCCACCTCTGCGTACGCGCGGGGGTCGAGGACCGCGAACCCCCAGGCCTGTCCGCCCGGATCCGTGCGGCTCGGCGGCGCGCCCATGAGCCACCCGTCGAGGAGGAAGCGCTGCGCGGCCCAGGCGTCCCGCTCCGACATGCCCACCTGGAAGTCGGCGAAGAGCGCGAGCCCGAGCGACCGCGCCCGCGCCCGGAACGCGGCGTGCTGCTCGTGCGCGAGGAGCTGGACGAGCGCGTACGCCTCCACCTCGTCCCGGTGCCGGCCGAGCAGCTCCTCTCGCCGCGCCGCCGCAGCCGCTTCCGCGCCCGGCGCGGGTGCGAGCAGGGACCGATCCGCCGCGCTCGGCCACGCGCGCCAGGTGGCGCCCCCGTGCGACGCCTGGAGGATCTCGTAGAGCGCGTCGCGGACGAGCCAGTCGGCGTGCTCGGCCCGGAAAGCGTCGAGCCGGCGCGCCAGGTCCGCGGCCGAGCCGCGGGCGCCCGCGGCGCGCTGCGCCCGGAACCGCCCCGCCGCCTCGGCGAGAGCGCGCCGCGCGGCCTCGAAGGCGTACCCGTAAGCGACGCGATCGCCGCGCGGCCGCCCCTCCACGAGCGCCGCCAGGGTCTCGGCGCGGAGCAGCTCCGCGCCTTCGGGGCGGGTGAGCGGGAGGAGCGCGATGGACAGCGGGCTCCGCGAGAAGAGCGTCCCGTCGTACGGCGAGGGGTTGCAGGCCGAGGTGGCGCCCGACGGCCCGAGCTGAAGCCCGTCGAAGCCGAGCTCGGAGGCGAGCTCGAGCAGCTCGACAGCGCCCTCCGCGCACGGAGTACCGCGCCCGATGTCCTCCGAGGGGTGCGCTGGGAAGGCGGCGTCGTGGACGCCGAGGAGGAGGCGGCGAACCCCGAGCGCGTCGAGCGCCTCGCGGACGAGCCGGCGGGCGGGTGAGGACAAGGCGCCGGAAGGCTAGCACGGGGGACGTGAAGGGCCCTCGCACGGCGACTGGGCGTGGGAGCCGGCGGGCGGACGCTTCGGCGCCGCAAACCGACTACGGTCACCGCCGGCGACTCGACCGCGACCCCGACCGCGACCTCGACCTCGACCTCGACCTCGACCGCGACCTCGACCGCGACCCCGACCCCGACCCCGACCCCGACCCCGACCCCGACCCCGACCCCGACCCCGACCCCGACCCCGACCCCGACCCCGACCCCGACCGCGACCCCGACCCCGACCGCGACCCCGACCGCGACCCCGACCGCGACCCCGACCGCGACCCCGACCGCGACCCCGACCGCGACCCCGACCTCGACCCCGACCTCGACCCCGACCTCGACCCCGACCTCGACCCCGACCTCGACCCCGACCGCGACCGTTAGAAATTTCCGCTCGTCCCGAGCGTAGCGCCGTCCTGAGCCTGGCGAAGGACGGCGCGGAGTCGAGGGGCGACCCCGACCGCGAGGACGTGAACCGCTCAATCAGCCGCCGCGCCGGGCTTTGCCCGTCACGGCGGCTGCAGCGCGTGGTCCTCGTGAATGGAGGACGGGTTCGAGCTTGGGCGTTTGGCATCGCGCCTCCTGTCCGGGGTGAAGGAGGCGCGATGCCAAACACCGTTCTCGTCCCGCTGAAGCCCGATTCCGGTCACTCTTCCCCCACCCTCACTCCCTCCCCCTCCCCCTCTCCCTCTCCCTCTCCTTCTCCCTCCCCCTCTTCCTCTCCCTCTTCCTCTCCCTCTCCCTCTTCCTCTCCCTCTCCGTCACCCTTCCCCTTCCAGACCCTCGACGTCTACCGCTGCGCCCGAGAGCTCGCGGTGCGCGTTCACCGCGCCCACCTCTCCGACGCGGAGCTCCGCGATCAGGCCACCCGCGCGTCCAAGAGCGCGTTCCTGAACCTCAGCGAGGGACTCCCCGACGATCGCGTCGCCATGCGGCGCAAGTACTTCCTCGCCTCCGACGGCTCGCTCCACGAGGTCGTCGCGGCGGTGGATCTCGCAGCCGCCATCGGGGCGGTCCAGGAGACCGACGCAGCCGAGATCCTCGCCCTCGCCGACCGGCTCCGGGCCATGCTGCGCGGGCTGCTCCGCAGGGCCGCCACGCGTTGAACGCAGCACGAGGCGCGGTGACCCGAGCGAGGTCACCGCGCCGCTCCGGTCTAGCGCACCAGCCCCGTCAGCATCGCCACGAGGCGGTCCGCGATCCGGGCGACCTCCTCCGCGTGGGCGGCGGAGGTGTCCCCGCACAGCGCCGCGATCTCGACCGCCGCCGCGGCCTCGACGGTCTCGGCGCGGGCGATGGCGAACGCGCGGGCTTTGTCGCCCCTCGTCACTCGCCCGGCGCCCTCCGCCGTGTTGAGGCAGGCGGACTTGGCCGAGCGGACGGCCTCGTCACGGAGCTTCGCGTCGCGGATGGGCGAACCGAGGACGGCGAGGAGCAGGTCACGCGCGACGGCGAACGCGTGAAGCTTGTGGTGAGGGAGGACGCGGACGGGGGAAGAATTGCGGGAGCGGGAGGAGGGGACGGTGGAGCGGGCTGCGTCTGCAAGGGAAGCGAGGTTGTTGGCCATGGGGCGGCTCCTTTCACCCCCGGGAGAAGGAGCCGCCCCATGACCAACGACTGTGAGCCCCCGGACGAAGACCGTCCGCCCGAACGGCGCGTGGACCCGAGAGCCGCAGGCGCAGTGCCACCCACCGGTGGCACGAGCCTGCCCGGGATGAGAGCGCCGTTCACGACCAGTGACCGCGACCGCGACCGCGACCGCGACCCCGACCCCGACCCCGACCCCGACCGCGACCCCGACCGCGACCCCGACCCCGACCCCGACCCCGACCCCGACCGCGACCCCGACCGCGACCCCGACCGCGACCCCGACCGCGACCCCGACCGCGACCCCGACCGCGACCCCGACCTTGTCATTCGTCACATCGGTTCGCGCTGGACTCGGGACGAGGTGCCGACCGCGCGCCCGCGGTGGGCACGCGCGAGGGAGCAGTACGAGCCAGGGAAAGGGGCCTACGAGGGGGCCGGAGGGCCGGCGTCGCCGCGCGTCCGCCGCGTCGCCGGAAGACGCTGCGGTCGGCTTTGCTCCCGTTCCGCCGACCGCGGTCACGTTGCCCACAAGCCCTGCTGAATGGCAGCTGGCGCGGCGCCGGCGTACCCCGTCCGCTCGGAGGCGCTCTCACGCCGGAAACGATCCATGTGCTCGCGCCCGTAGGTCTGTTCGGCGTGCAACAGGTTGTGCGACCTGCAGGCGACCCGGAGATTCTCGAGCGTCGAGAGACCGCCCAGGGCCTGCGGGTGGATGTGGTCGAGCTCCAGCTGCCAGCGGCTGTTGCAGCGCCGCCCGTCCGGAGCGACCCAGGCGCAGCGTCCCCCGTCGCGCTTCCAGACCTCGCGCCGCACTATCGCCGGGATCGTGCTCGTGGGCGCGGCGGGCTCGGCAGAGGGCCGTGGGTCCCGGTCCGCCTTCCGCTGACGCTGCAGCTGCGGCGCGACCGCGCCCTTGCGCTTGCCGTGCTTCTCGATGGCGCAGCGGATGGCCTCGCGGAGCACCGCCGCGAGGTCGCCGTCCGGGATCTTGTGCGAGAGCAGCGCGGCGAGCGTCTCGAGGTCCTCCTTGCAGGACGCGTCGATGGTGACCCGCAGCGACCAGCCGCTCTCGCTCACGGCGCGGGTCTCCGCCCGCGTCTTCGGGCGGGGAACGTCGGGCAGCGCGGAGACCGTGGGCGGCAGCGACCCACCAGCAGCCGCTGGCGGCGCGGGGATCGCCTCCTGCGGCTCGGCAGGTCCGGCATGGACTGTCGCCAGCGGCAGCGCCGGGGCGCTCGCGGCTGGAGCGCGGTCGGGCAGCTTGCGCAGGCCCGCCCGCGGAGCGGTGCGCGCCTGGAGCGAGGCGACGAGGTGATCCACCTCGGCCTTGGTGCGGTAGGCGGCACGGCCGACGAGGTCGGGCAGGTTCTCCTCGGTCAGCACCTGGCCGAGCAGCTGGACGGTGGAGATGCAAAGGCGGCCATCCCGAAGCGCGCCCTCGAGACTGGGGAACCGGCGCAGCACCCGCATCGCCTGGATGCGTCGCCCCGCAGCGCCCTCGCGCAGGTGGAGCACCTCCAGGCAATACGCCCAGAGCGAGGGGTACCCGGCCTCCACGTACGCGCGGCGGCGATCGAACACCTCGAGGTGGAGGAGGAACTCGACCTGGACGTCGCGCTCCTGGCCGGCGAGCTCGCGCAGGCGCTGGGCGAGCAGGGTCGAGTCGAGGGCGGAAGGGGCGACAGCGGGCATGGTGCACCTCCTTGTGCACCGTTCGTAACACGCGATTTGCGGCTCTCCTGGAACGCACCAGGCTCGCGCCTGCGCTGCGTTCCGGGCCCGCCCCTTCGCCATCCACGCGGTGCGCCGGACGCGCACGGCGCGGCCTGCCTGCGCTCGCGAGGAGCGTGCTCTCGACGTGCCGCGGACGTCGAAGCACGTTTCGCCTCGAACCTCGTCAAGAGGGCAACGTTCACCCACCGCAACTGGGACTCGCGTGGCTCGGCAAGAGCTGTCGCTGGAGATAGCAGGGACTCGTAGTGAATGCCGCCGTCGGCCGAGCGGCGCGCAACTTCCTCGGACCTGCTCTGCCCGCTCGTCCAGTCCTCGCGCCGACGGCGACGAAGACCCGCCGCGTGCCATGCCCGAGGCGCGCCGGGAACCGGGCGTTTCTCCCCTCGACGCCCGAGCCCTCTGCGTCGAGCGGCGGCACACAACCCCGCGCGCGCGCGTGCTGTCGCCGTGGGATGTGACGAATGAAGAGACCCCGACCCCGACCCCGACCGCGACCGCGACCCCGACCGCGACCCCGACCGCGACCCCGACCGCGACCCCGACCGCGACCCCGACCGCGACCCCGACCGCGACCCCGACCGCGACCCCGACCGCGACCCCGACCCCGACCCCGACCGCGACCCCGACCGCGACCGCGACCCCGACCGCGACCCCGACCGCGACCCCGACCCCGACCCCGACCCCGACCGCGACCCCGACCCCGACCGCGACCCCGCGACCTCGACCGCGACGACCCCGACCGCGACCCCGACCGCGACCCCGACCGCGACCACGACCGCGACGACCCCGACCGACCGACCCGAGGCCGGTCATCCCGAGCCCTTCGACTCCGCGGTCTCCGCCCTCACCCGCCCGACGGCGGTCGCGGCGCCGGCTTCGGCGTGCCCTCGGGGTTCGCCGGGATCCCGCTCATCACGTGCTCGGCGAGGGCGGTGATGGTGAGCGACGGGTTCACGCCCAGGTTCGCCGGGACGAGGCTGCCGTCCGCGACGTAGAGGTGCTCGTAGCCGAAGACCCGCCCCCCGCTGTCGCAGACGCCCTCCGCCGGCGAGGCGCCCATGGTCGCGCCGCCCAGGATGTGGGCGGTGCTGGAGGCGCCGAGGAGCACCTCGTGCAACCCGCTCTGCGGCACGCCGTCCATCTTGCGCGCCAGCCGCCGGGCGAGCGCGTTCGCGAGGGGCATGTACGTCGGCGGCCGCTGCCCGTCCGAGAGCGCCGTGGTGAGCGCCCTCCCCCACGGACGCCGCGCGAGCCGCAGGCGCATGTGGCTCGAGAGCGGCTGCATGACGAGCAGCACGGCGGTGCGACGCGCCCAGCCGAACGGCCAGTGCGCGCGCAGGAAGTCGAGCGGGTGGCGGAACGCGTTGCCGATCCAGCGCAGCCAGCGCGGCCAGGGCGGGCCGTGGCCGGTGAGGTGCGTCGAGAGCAGGGCCATGGCGTCGTGGCCGGCGCCGTAGCGGACGATCTCGACGTGGGTGTCGTCGTCCGCGTCCACGCCGGAGGTGATGGCGATCCCGCGGCTGTAGTCGACGTCGCCGCGCCGCGCGGTGACGGCGAGCAGCGCCTCGCTGTTCGTGCGCACGTAGTCGCCGAGCCGGTCGCTCAGGCGCGCGAGGCTGCCGCGCTCCTTGCATCCCAGGAGCAGGCTCACGGTCCCGAGCGCGCCGGCGGAGAGCACGACCCCGCGCGCTCGGAGCACGCGCGAGCCCACGGAGAGCGGGCGCGTGGAGCGGACGGTGCGCACCTCGTAGCCGCCCTCCGGCATCGGCCGGACGTCGGTGACCTTGGTCTCGGCGTGGATGACGCACCCGCGCCGCTCGGCGAGGAAGAGGTAGTTCCGGTCGAGTGTGTTCTTCGCGCCGTGCCTGCACCCCGTCATGCAGCCGCCGCACAGGGTGCAGCCAGTGCGCGCGGGGCCCTCGCCGCCGAAGTACGGATCGGGATCGGTGCGCCCCGCCTCGCCGCCGTAGTACACGCCGACCGTGTGGCGCGCGAACGTGCTCCCGCGTCCGGTCTCCTCCTCCACGGCCTCGCGGAGCAGCTCGTCCGCGGGGAAGGTCTCCCGCGCGGGCCTCGCGCCCAGCATGAACCGGGCGGTCGCGTAGTGCGGGGCGAGCTTCTCGCTCCAGTCCTCGCTCCCGGGCCAGCGCGGATCCCGGAACGCGCGCGCCGCCGGGACGAGGAGCGTGTTCGCGTAGACGAGGCTGCCGCCGCCGACGCCCGCGCCGTGCAGGACGAGCACGTGCTTCAGGACGGAGATCTGCTGGATCCCGTAGCAGAGCAGCCTCGGCATCCACAGCGACTTGCGCAGGTTCCAGTTCGTCGCGGCGAAGTCGTCTTGCCCCCAGCGCTTCCCCATCTCCAGCACCGCGACGCGATAGCCCTTCTCGGAGAGCCGCAGGGCGGAGACCGCCCCGCCGAAGCCGGAGCCGATGACGATGAAGTCGTAGTCGAGCGCGCTGGGCACGCGCGAAGTCTGCCTCAGCGTGGCCCGGAGCGCGAGCGGGTGCCCTCCCGCCCGTCCGGCGTCCCGGCCTCGAGCCGGGTGGGCCGCGCGACGGTCCCTCGCTCGCACGCGACGTCGCGCCACCGGGTCGCGGCGTGGCCAGACTGGAGGGATGAGGAACCGACGAACGACGGCGACGATCCTCTCCGCGGCCCTGCTCGCGGGGGTGGGGTGCAGCCGGGGGGGCGACGGGGAACGCGGCCAGGAGCGGAGCGCGCCCGCCGCGCACATCGACACGGCGGACCAGCCGCGGCAGGAGCGCATCGCCGAGCTCGAGGCGCAGCAGCGCCGGGTCCAGCCGCAGCCGGAGGGCGCGCTGACGAAGGCGGTGAGCGGGACCATCGTGACCACCAGCGACCACGAGATCGTGGTGCGCCGGGATGACGGCGAGGAGCCCGACCTGCGGCTCCGCCTCGCACCTCGGACGCCCATCACCGTCGCCGGCCGCGACGGCGGGCGGGACGACTTGAAGGAAGGAGCGCACGTTCGCGCGTCCTTCGAGCGGGTCAAGAACGACGAGGTCGCGACGCGGATCGAGGTGACCGCGGAGGGCGGTGGGAAGTAGGGCTCGCGACCACGACGTCGACCGGATCTCTCGAGGCCGGTCATCCCAAGCGTCGCTCCGTCGCATCGACGGAGCGGAGTCGACCCCCGACCGCGACCCCGACCTTTCGATCCTACACATCTTGCCGGGGCGGTCGGCCCCGTGATCTACGGGTGGGGTGACTCGCCACGACATTGGACGGGCTGATTTTCTGCGCGACGAGCTCCGCGCCGCGGACTTCAATGACGAACGGCTGACGAGGCGCCTTTCGGCGATTGCGACCTCGCTGGCGGCGGACCCATCGAGCAGCTTTCCCGAGGCGGCGGCGGACGACGCGGCGCTCGAGGGCACCTACCGCTTCTTCAACAATCCGAAGGTCACGCCCGAGCGGTGCCTCGGGCCGCACGTCCGCCGCACCATCGAACGCGCTGCCGTTCTCCGGCGGGTTTTCGTCGTCCACGACACG includes:
- a CDS encoding HNH endonuclease: MPAVAPSALDSTLLAQRLRELAGQERDVQVEFLLHLEVFDRRRAYVEAGYPSLWAYCLEVLHLREGAAGRRIQAMRVLRRFPSLEGALRDGRLCISTVQLLGQVLTEENLPDLVGRAAYRTKAEVDHLVASLQARTAPRAGLRKLPDRAPAASAPALPLATVHAGPAEPQEAIPAPPAAAGGSLPPTVSALPDVPRPKTRAETRAVSESGWSLRVTIDASCKEDLETLAALLSHKIPDGDLAAVLREAIRCAIEKHGKRKGAVAPQLQRQRKADRDPRPSAEPAAPTSTIPAIVRREVWKRDGGRCAWVAPDGRRCNSRWQLELDHIHPQALGGLSTLENLRVACRSHNLLHAEQTYGREHMDRFRRESASERTGYAGAAPAAIQQGLWAT
- a CDS encoding 4-alpha-glucanotransferase codes for the protein MSSPARRLVREALDALGVRRLLLGVHDAAFPAHPSEDIGRGTPCAEGAVELLELASELGFDGLQLGPSGATSACNPSPYDGTLFSRSPLSIALLPLTRPEGAELLRAETLAALVEGRPRGDRVAYGYAFEAARRALAEAAGRFRAQRAAGARGSAADLARRLDAFRAEHADWLVRDALYEILQASHGGATWRAWPSAADRSLLAPAPGAEAAAAARREELLGRHRDEVEAYALVQLLAHEQHAAFRARARSLGLALFADFQVGMSERDAWAAQRFLLDGWLMGAPPSRTDPGGQAWGFAVLDPRAYAEVDASGVREEGPAARFLRARVRKVMSEHDGLRVDHPHGLVAPWVYRAGGDPAAAVRAGARLFCSPDVPDLAGFAIARAEQLDRKLQRHADGWVVALEEEQVARHAALLDLVVEAAPDRRDVACEILSTLPYPLSRVAARHGLGRFRVTQKARLDDAADVYRGENAAPEDWIMLGSHDTPTIWSVADRWVGSGGSGEQAAYLASRLLAEGEDRAAWIRSVAADPAALAQARFAELFVGPARNVMVYFTDLLGSRAPYNVPGTVSDQNWSLRIPHGVRREHADRVRGARALDVPGALARALRSRGAAFAASHRDLLAALDAAARR
- a CDS encoding four helix bundle protein; the encoded protein is MANNLASLADAARSTVPSSRSRNSSPVRVLPHHKLHAFAVARDLLLAVLGSPIRDAKLRDEAVRSAKSACLNTAEGAGRVTRGDKARAFAIARAETVEAAAAVEIAALCGDTSAAHAEEVARIADRLVAMLTGLVR
- a CDS encoding GMC oxidoreductase, which gives rise to MPSALDYDFIVIGSGFGGAVSALRLSEKGYRVAVLEMGKRWGQDDFAATNWNLRKSLWMPRLLCYGIQQISVLKHVLVLHGAGVGGGSLVYANTLLVPAARAFRDPRWPGSEDWSEKLAPHYATARFMLGARPARETFPADELLREAVEEETGRGSTFARHTVGVYYGGEAGRTDPDPYFGGEGPARTGCTLCGGCMTGCRHGAKNTLDRNYLFLAERRGCVIHAETKVTDVRPMPEGGYEVRTVRSTRPLSVGSRVLRARGVVLSAGALGTVSLLLGCKERGSLARLSDRLGDYVRTNSEALLAVTARRGDVDYSRGIAITSGVDADDDTHVEIVRYGAGHDAMALLSTHLTGHGPPWPRWLRWIGNAFRHPLDFLRAHWPFGWARRTAVLLVMQPLSSHMRLRLARRPWGRALTTALSDGQRPPTYMPLANALARRLARKMDGVPQSGLHEVLLGASSTAHILGGATMGASPAEGVCDSGGRVFGYEHLYVADGSLVPANLGVNPSLTITALAEHVMSGIPANPEGTPKPAPRPPSGG